GATGTTTTATTATCGAATAGATGTTTaaacacaataatttaatcaaaagattttaaacGCCGCAAGATAATAATCTTTGAAAGATGCTATTCGAATGAGTAAACTGCAAGAATCGAATAACATATTTCAAGCAAAAATCCTATATATATGTCGAGAGATAgcgaatctttttttcttctctttataaattattgttatacacATTCTCAACCAAAATCATgcgatgcaattattttatgtggGCTGACCATCATTTGAGAGACACTGTcggtatacatatttatacgcATTTCGATTTGTACACATTACATACTATATACAGAAACAccttttggttttttttttattttattttttttataatggctGTGTGCTCTCCTGTGCAAAAGCGTTGCCTGGTATAGCCATGTGTTGTTTATTTTCAGACAAATAGCAAAGTcgagattatatttatctaaaggTAATACACGAAACTACGAATGATACGAACATTGACTTGTTATTATCTCAATGTACAATGTCGATGTCGCATGAAATGCTTGATCCTTTAATtagtaattgatattaatttgtatgcgCACACAAGAAAGGCCTGTAAATATTGTGCATCATCTCACAACACAAGTTCAGTTCATCAactatatttatctatctttttctattcTCTGAATCTCTTTATCAGAAAAGATCGTGTACAAATTGTGTACAGATCGTGTACAGATGTTATATGATATGTCCAACACCCTGTCACAGCTTTGTacatgcatttaaaatatttgtttctcgATATACTGAATGTTTCCTTTTATGTTTTGCCTCTCCCGCTCCTTCCTTGCAACCTTCTTCTCCTTTCCTTAGAGTACTCAACTCGAGTACAAATTGTTAATATCTCCCGATGTAATGTGAACTCTCGTGTTGCTTTTCCCGAGGAACTTGTCTCTCGGCCTGtgtctaaaatatttgatcaatataaatatatatttcttactctATTCCGTACAGCTTCACTGGAACAACCTGGTCTGGAGGTCGCTGAACTGCAAGCCAAGTTGCTTCGCATCGAACAATTGCAGATCGAATTGGAGGTTTGTATCTTTTATACTGTTATAATGAAATCTATactctcttttataatataaaatcatccTGGTAATGAACAAGTAGATTAAATTACGCATACGTATTTGTATTCTTTACCAGATTAAGAAATTGGAAGCGGAGGAAGTATCCTTCTACGTTCGAGAAATACCAAATAAACCACCGCCTCCTTACACTCCACCTGGAGATGGTCGATTACCTACTTCGCTCGGGTCACCGTCGATGGTCACCGCTGTAATTCCATCCAACATTGAGGAACTAACGTTGTTTACCGAAAAAGCCACAACTCTGATATACAATGCTAAACTGGCTGGCGAAGACATTGCGACTCTAGAAGCGCCTGTCGAGATTTACGATTCAATCGATGACAAAACGAGTGAGAACAGGGACAAACGGATATACAACACCTTTCTCTTCGATCTTTGCAAGGAGACCATCGTGGAGGTCTTTCGGGCGGAGTACGAAAAGCCTGGCCCTAGCTGGACGAAACCGAATGTAAAAACGAAGCCAGCGATGAAGATCCCGAAGACTGTGGAGGAACTCATTGAATACGTTAGCAAAGAAGTCGCCACGCTGTTTGGTTTCAAATCAAAATTGCAACGAGAAAACATGGTAATGCGTTGGAGCAGGAAACGTAGGGATCGGGTGGACGAATTGTTGGCGAGAGAAGCACAAGCCGAGGAGGACGAATGGACAAAGTTTCATCATGACGAACTGGTGGTGAAGAACGGACTCACGGTAGCTATATTAGATACCCTCTTGATGGAAACGGCAAACGTGATGAAAATTGCGTatggtaagaaaaggagaataaTGGTGTagtaattataacttttgcACGGAAtagaaatatcatattttgcaatataacaGTAAAACGGAAACAAAGGAGTAGTAGAGCAGAGACAAAGGATGTTTAAAGTAAAACCCGTGTTTTTTTTCCTCAGGACTGCGTTTCCCACCATGTTACATTCTCACACTTTTTATTAATggtattttataatgtgtaACATATAGGCTGGTTCCTATTTATTTGTTGACTGTACAatttgttgctttttttcctttttaccAAACTGAACGTTCGAATAAAAACGGTAAAAAAACAAGTTGCATAAGTAAGATAATGTGAATGACAAAGAGATAAGAATGTAATATTAGCCATTAATACATTCTATCCACACCATTTGATAATCAAATGCCCTAGGTcagttttaaaaactttatctcTTGTTAATATAGGGAGTTTAACGAGTGTCTAGCGTTTAATGATGATTATAGGTACGGGCTATCAGAAAACGATGATTGACGTGCGCATAAGTGAATGAAGAAGTGATGTACTTTCTGTTTCCATTTGAAAATGACAAGTATTCATCATTGAATATAATTGAGCATTTTGTTCAATTTATTTCACACAGAATTGATAACAGAAGTACGATCTTCTgttgcataaattttatattttaccatTTACACTATAGTTTTAGTcgaaattgtacaatataattacgCATCACTGCGCAACAATTTATGCTCTCGTTGCACTGTAATTGAACGAAATGCTCCCTCCTGATTGCTGTGTATGCAAAACATTTTAGAGTATAACATAAGTATATAGTAAATTTCGCAATAAGTCACAAGTTGGGGACAACGGTCATATGTGCTCAAttacttgtaataaaattaacaaaattcaaACGGAAAGACTGACATTTTGGGGCCATTttgatcaaaattataaaccgTTAAATGAAGTACATAGATCGAAATTGTAGTAGACATCGGCTATACAGGGTGAGGCGCATAAACGTTTTATCTCTAAGGACAcatttccttttctctctcttaccatcacttttaaatattttaaattatgtcttcaTAATGCTTCTCCAGCATATTAGTTTTTGTGTTGAATTCGAGAAAAATCAATCCCTTAAATAAAACACAGCTATAGCCCCTACAATCGTGTAGAATACAATCGAatcctatataatattatattacatttattattattgacataAACTACctgtaatttcatttattgatGGACTGATAATCGATCGATAtgcgttttaatttaatcgcgTGTCGCGTCGCGGTCGATGCGATTCCGTTACACTTAGTTTTACGTTTATGGTTGTGATGTAAATGTAAGGCTTGCAAGAATGTGCGATGGTAATGcacattcttaaaatattaatagtgcGTGAATGCAACtcgtaatttttcattcatgtCATTGTCAGTGTCGTCTTCTTGAATGTGCGCTACCTCCAAGTTCTTGTAACGCTTTAaagatgtaaatattgtaGCGTTCAAGTGCTCATCGTCCAGCGTTGTTCCTATATTCACGTGGGTAACAtcgcttttttaattaattttaattgtaacttttattaaaattctcataCGCGAACCGCCCTGAAGAGCCTTCTTCCGTTTGCAGGGTACTCTTCTTAGTGTTATTTACAATCCTCTACATTAGTCGTTCTAGGCCGTGTCTGTAGTTGTTACAGAGATTGTTCACGTATGTAGTGTTGAATATGTACTTAATTaaggtataatatattttataataaactttttcgaaaaagagagagaacatttttaatttatatcgtgtaaaaaataaataagaaaaattaatatattaatatctgataaaaaatctttcttaattataataatttattataaagtgttaaaattttattttaaaaaacaccttaatttaaatttaattattcatataatgcgcaaaattaaataaaatttaaaattagattacattgaatattgattttatagaaTGTCTCTAATGACACAATCGAAAAGAGGGTTggtttttcatgaaaaaatatataatccaaaaatattatttcacgaataaagtaatttaaaaatagattttttcaagaaaattttgaatataaaagattatatatatatatatatatatatatatatatatatatatatatatatatatatatacatttacatacgaaaaaatatacatagaaaattcatattattatttaggaCTTTAGGAAATGAGCTATTgcacagaaaaataaattacacatagGTTTTATACTtagcattatattattttaatgagattCATCCATTCACAAGCGtacaagattttatatataattacaaagtattcttgtattatataacgtGATTATAATGCGACAGATTTTTCCATATTTCGTACAGAATGTATCTGTGAGTCTTTGAAACTGAAAATATTCGACAACACTACATAAGTTTTGCTAGTTATGAAAAAGTTtagaaataatgatttaataaatagaaaagattACGAAGATTCTTAATTAATACAGGTAAGCTGATAATTTCCGAATGTTTTTCACTTAAgaataattagaaaagaaacttAGCAAAGGAGGCTAAAACTCGTATctacataatatatgattGCACAcacttgtttttataaaataatataactcaTAACAATTATTGGAAGAGTGAAATAAaccaaattatttcatatttgccttagatatatgatacattattgtataaaacaaaatatacttctatttatatagataaaagtaacaaaaaatataaaaaaatatatataataaataaataaataaatatatatatttatatatatatatatatatatatatgtttgtgtatatatatatatatatatatatatacagatgtatgtgtgtatatacacatatgtatgtatgtatatgtgtatatatattgtgtgtgtgtgtgtgtgtgtgtgtgcatcaATAATACTAATAGTAGCAAGATCGTTCAATGATTTGCCGCttcaataatatagaatatgtaaaaatgactAGGTTCGATTCTGAGAAGCAGCTCTTTAATACTTCATCGagcaaaagtttaatatacatatatatatgcattgatTGGAATATCGTATGTATATTAAGCTCAAGTTCGTCAAACGTCAGCCGAAAGACTAGCACTTGGCAAGCTTGGTCATGTTTTTTTCTGTCtctatataagagaaaaagtcTCCTTGTCTATCATCAATATATCAAAGTCTTTCGCTAAACATTCTGCTGCTGATTATAATCAATCTACAAAGCACAAGTTCTCCTATATTTCTTTATGTCAGCCtataacgaataaaattgGTATTGGACTAGATCGTTCCATCGAAAATCGTACAGTTTATACTTGTCATCTTCATCGCTATTCTATTACAAgctatatatgcataaaactGACTGATTGATCAGCACCAGTGAATGTGTACAAGAAACATTGATCGCTCGTTACCGATTATTCTTATATAGCTGTTATAGTATCGAaagattttcaataaatttcaacgCAAAAAAAACTAAAGCTCGTCAGATTGTATAACCTCTACGAATCGGCGATGTATATTTCGCAATCTACTGTCTCCGTGGGTTATCGGCGTCCTTCGATCCTTCGCCAGTGTCGTTCGCGTCTCTCGGATAATCTTTAGAGTTTCTATCCTTGAAATCGCGagaatgataataatgattattctCCCTTCGCGATGCTTGACCTCTGTACTTGCGGTTACTGCCATCACGACCATAATTACGATATTCGCGCGATCGGTACGATGGTGATTCAAAACAGCTATTAGCCGCTTCGGCTGATCTTACGCTACCGTTTTGGAGTTGGGGTAAAACGGTTGAATCGGCTGTATCCGCTTGATGATCATGAGTATTCTTTTCATGTCGATTTGTATTATATCtgtaataagatttttattatgaatgattttatcttttcatgTTTCATAATCCATTGTGCGcgtttcaaagatattttaaagacaagttccaaataaaatagattccAAGTATATATCGGAATAAAATTCTGCGAACTTGGCGATACCTGACTCTGCGATGCCAGTAGCTTGGTATTGGTAACGGTGGAAATTTACGAGAGTTTTGTTCCTGCATCGTCGTACTCGTAGGCGAAATACGGCTGTGATGACTGTTGTTACCGTCGCGAGAGCGTCCACCTCTGCTGGTACCGGCATTATTTGCCGAGGAAGCCGCTCTCAGCGAGGCTATCTCCTTCTTCTGATCCATGTTCTCTTTGTGTAACCGTTTTACCATCGCGTACGATTCCTCCAAAAGAACAACCAGACTTGATTGTACAGGATCACCAACTTGAATTCCCACATCTGTCATCTCGGTTTTATTCTTTTGATCTTTGGTTATATCTAATCTtctgcaaaagagaaaaatgttagcTTATTGTTATAGCATATATCTTTCAAGCGTAAAGCAAACTGACTTTTTTTGTTG
Above is a genomic segment from Anoplolepis gracilipes chromosome 3, ASM4749672v1, whole genome shotgun sequence containing:
- the LOC140663752 gene encoding uncharacterized protein; the encoded protein is MTSKVLMKLPTVPFPQGKKAPPDLVSLSERNDGFAHVRHQSLNIDRVVQLEQNMKFLQEQHQATLVALHQEIESLRQRNRDLQFQLVFSKRAHCNVASSPSSPEDNGNGFAKSKNSPICVNVTPLQVELLEKDLQDIKASLQEAKTHNQYLSSIIEQQKKRLDITKDQKNKTEMTDVGIQVGDPVQSSLVVLLEESYAMVKRLHKENMDQKKEIASLRAASSANNAGTSRGGRSRDGNNSHHSRISPTSTTMQEQNSRKFPPLPIPSYWHRRVRYNTNRHEKNTHDHQADTADSTVLPQLQNGSVRSAEAANSCFESPSYRSREYRNYGRDGSNRKYRGQASRRENNHYYHSRDFKDRNSKDYPRDANDTGEGSKDADNPRRQ